The Couchioplanes caeruleus nucleotide sequence ACGCCGAGCCACCGTCGGCGGCGCTGCGCCCGAGCGCCGTCGCCCGGTCCTGGATGGCGTCGTTGTCGCTGTCCCGCGACGACTGGCTCACCTTGTCCGCCAGCGCGAGCCGCGCCGACTTCGTGCGCGCCTGCCCGTACCCGTCGGCGTAGTCGGTGCAGGCCTTGGCCGCCGCGTCGTCGAGCTGCCCCGGCCCCTGCGCCGCGGTCGACGACCGGGTGGCCGACCAGGCGATGAGCAGGGCCACGCAGACCACACCGATGATGATTAGAGTCTGCTTGCTGAGCTTGACCTTCATGTCGGAATTGGACCACGCCGCGGGGCCGGGCGTACCACCGGCGGGGCCCGGCGGCGGCCGCGCGCCCGGGTGATGCGGTCAGCGGTCGACGTCGACGATCTCGCGTCCGAGCGGCCAGAACGCCACGGGCACCAGCTTGAAGTTCGCGATGCCGAACGGGATGCCGATGACCGTCACGCACTGGGCGACCCCGGCGACGACGTGGGTCAGCGCGAGCCACCAGCCCGCCACGACCACCCAGACGATGTTCGCGAGGCCGGACGGCACGCCGGCGCCGGGCCTGCTGACGACCGTACGGCCGAACGGCCACAGCGAGTAGACGGCCAGGCGCAGCGAGGCGACGCCGAACGGGATCGTGACGATGAGCGCGAAGCAGATGAGCGCCGCAAGACCGTAGCCGAGGGCGAGCACGAACCCGCTGCCGAAGATGAACCACAGGATGTTGAGAATCAGCCGCACCCGTTCAGCATGACTCCGGCATGCGAGCCATGCCCCTCCACGCGACGAGAACCTGGCTGATGATGGTCGGGTGGTTGACCTTGACACGGTGTCATGGCCTGGAGTGCAGAGGTCATGTTGAGTATCGGAGACCTTGCCCGGCACACCCGGGTGTCCGCTCGGATGTTGCGGCACTACGACGCCCTCGGCCTCGTGACGCCGGAGCGCGTGGACGAATCCACGGGCTACCGGTGGTACGCCGCGTCGCAGATCGGCCGGGTGAACAGCGTCGTCGCGTTGAAGGAGCTCGGCTTCACCCTCGAGCAGTGCCGCTCGATCCTGGACGAGCGCGTCGGCGTCGGCGACCTCGTCGCCCTGTTGCGTCTCAGGCAGGCTGAGCTGGCCCAGCGCATCGAAGCTGACACGGCGCGGCTGGCGGAGGTGGGCAGGCGGCTCCGGTCCATCGAGAGAGGACTGACCGTGACCAACGAATCGTTCCAGCTGAAGGAGCTTCCCCGGCTGCGCCTCATGCAGGCCAGTGCCGAGGTCAACGACATCAGCGAGATCGGCACCATGACGGCGGTGCTGCTGGACCGGGTTTCACGGCAACTCTCCGCCGCGACTGTCCCTCCGGCGGGGCCGCGCGTTCAGACGTACTACGGCCGGCCGGACGGCTCGAAGATCGATGTCGCGGTGGGCTGGCCCGTCGGCGTCGGCGGCTCTGTCCCGGACGGGCTGGACGTGGTGGAGCTGCCGGAGGAACGGCACGGCGCGTGTGTGGTCCACCATGGCCCGGCATCCGACATCGCTGACGCCTGGCAGGCGTTCGACGTGGCCCTCGAACAGCGGGACCTGGAGCCGTACGGCGTCAGTCGCCAGGTACATCTGCACGGCGATGCGCCGGACGACGTGGTGGTCGAGCTGCAGTGTCCGGTTCGCCCCCGCGGCTCGCTCTGCGGCTGATCCGGCTCTGCCGCACGGTCATCGGCCGCATCCAGGGCGGGGACGGCGAGCCCGCCCGGGAAGCCGGGCTCGCCGTCGTCCGGGGCCGTCCGCGCGTCAGGGCCGGCGGCCGCGGATGCCCGCCGCGAGGCTGACGCCGATGGCCGCGAGGGCGATCTGGATGATCAGCTCGATCCAGTCGATGCCGCCGGTCTCCGCGACGCCGAGACCCGCCGCGATGAAGGTGCCGATGATCGCGGCCGCGATGCCGATCAGGATCGTGAGCCAGATCGGGATGTTCTGCCGGCCGGGAACGACGAGCCGCCCCAGCGCGCCGATGATCAGACCGATGATGATGGCGGTGATGAAGCCGGAGATTTCCACGTCCCCTCCTTGGGTCGAGGTCCGGCTGGGTGGTGCCCGGTCATCGGCGTCCGTCAAACCTCGGCGGCGGGCCCGCTAGAAGGCGGCCTCCGCGGGCGCCGGCCGGACCGGGCCGGACAGCGCGTACGCCACCAGCCCCGCCACCGCGAGCACCGCCGCCGTCACCGCCGCCGCCCGGTTGCCGGGCTCCTGGGTCTGCCAGGTGATGATCTGCCCCGCCGTCCCGCCCCCGGCCGGGAACACGATCACGGCCAGCGTCCAGCCCAGCGGCGCGAACCAGGCGCGGATCGCCCCGATCGTGGCCGCGCCGAGGGCGGCCAGGCCGAGCAGCCCGGCCGCGTCGCGCAGGACGAGCGCCGCCGGGCCGAAGCGGGCGCCGGTCGGCAGCGTCGCCAGCAGCAGCACCAGGATGAGGACGAGGGCGGCCAGCACGTGCGCGGCCCGGCGGGGCCACCAGGGCAGCGCGGCGGTCCGTTCCAGGGCCTCGTCCGGACCGGCGAACGTGATGGCGACCGTCGTGACGAGGATGAGCACGGTCAGCACGACCATCGGCGCGCCCGCGTCCGGCGAGTTGGAGAAGATCGACCACAGCGACCACAGCACCACCGTCAGGCCGAGGCTGAGCACCAGCGCGAGCGGTACGTGCCGCGACCGCAGGTACAGCGTCAGCCACCTCATCGAGCGCTCCCGGTGAGCGCGGCCTTGAGGTCCTTGCACCCGGCGGCCGCGCGGCGCAGCGCCGCGATCCGGGCGACCGCCTCCTGCCCGGGCAGTTTGCGCAGGCCGCTCAGCATGGCGACCGCGTCGGCGTCGACCTCCCGCGGGATGATGTCCCATTCACCCCAGCCGGCCACCAGTTCCTGGTCGAGGAGGTAGGCGGCCGCGGCATGCGTGGCCGACGGGTCGTATCCGTCGTCGCAGATGACGGGTGTCATCGCCGCGATCACCAGCTTCGGGACGAACCGGTCGGGCCAGGCGAGGTGGCCGTACTTGTCGACGTGGACGTCGGCCAGGACGACGCCGGGCTGCGGGGCCGGTGACCACGCGGGGTAGTACGTGGTGGTGTCCTCGTGCACCGCGGTCGGCGCGTCCGGGAGCTTGGCGAGCGCCGCCAGGGCCTGCCGCGCCGGGGGCACCACCTCGGACATCAGCCCGGCGTGGACCCGGCTGACGCAGACCCGGGGCGCGCCGTCGGCACAGACCAGCTCC carries:
- a CDS encoding YccF domain-containing protein, translated to MRLILNILWFIFGSGFVLALGYGLAALICFALIVTIPFGVASLRLAVYSLWPFGRTVVSRPGAGVPSGLANIVWVVVAGWWLALTHVVAGVAQCVTVIGIPFGIANFKLVPVAFWPLGREIVDVDR
- a CDS encoding MerR family transcriptional regulator, which produces MLSIGDLARHTRVSARMLRHYDALGLVTPERVDESTGYRWYAASQIGRVNSVVALKELGFTLEQCRSILDERVGVGDLVALLRLRQAELAQRIEADTARLAEVGRRLRSIERGLTVTNESFQLKELPRLRLMQASAEVNDISEIGTMTAVLLDRVSRQLSAATVPPAGPRVQTYYGRPDGSKIDVAVGWPVGVGGSVPDGLDVVELPEERHGACVVHHGPASDIADAWQAFDVALEQRDLEPYGVSRQVHLHGDAPDDVVVELQCPVRPRGSLCG
- a CDS encoding GlsB/YeaQ/YmgE family stress response membrane protein, whose protein sequence is MEISGFITAIIIGLIIGALGRLVVPGRQNIPIWLTILIGIAAAIIGTFIAAGLGVAETGGIDWIELIIQIALAAIGVSLAAGIRGRRP